Proteins encoded in a region of the Planococcus citri chromosome 1, ihPlaCitr1.1, whole genome shotgun sequence genome:
- the LOC135832989 gene encoding uncharacterized protein LOC135832989, translating into MFKKQKEEYPGLKADDFVLIMQTKFQRKMLQKFGSQMVTINGTHGTNKYKFQLYTLLVLDEWNEGIPVAFCISNREDEQIFRIFFEKIKEAAGIVSTEIFMSDDAPAFINAWEKVMGMPKRRLLCLWHVHRNWTLNQSKINNPKKQKLIMTLLRSMSEELDEEKFKREYEHMLSQLHEDEETVEFALYLQRQYSNKVNAWARCFRKHVPAHTNMHLESLHRAMKYYYMDGQTCIRLDESIDALLNIIRDKKFDRLRKFCKNTPYKKQKQTEERHIRSIDFLNATETKINMHEDENSWIVNDKYVVTRIPDVPHICCRRTCEKCAICIHMYSCNCIDNSISYFICKHIHACVMRYTVPTNLEIALPIPEVDVEIGYETDIPRTIYRNEDTYDLEKEMNLKNDLIQGFIQTRKLGGSEDYKTMIKLQDKMIALYQSMDKPKCVDKTTKVQKQSFFPTRKCTKKSKPTTSLPYVSNEHRQILQNGLLRGEEEAVNVHVDNDHEYYIAVSASADQ; encoded by the coding sequence atgtttaaaaaacaaaaagaagaatACCCCGGATTAAAAGCTGATGATTTTGTCTTGATTAtgcaaactaaatttcaaaGGAAAATGCTGCAGAAATTTGGATCTCAAATGGTTACTATCAATGGTACCCATGGAACGaataaatacaaatttcagctttacaccTTACTGGTTCTAGACGAGTGGAACGAAGGTATTCCCGTAGCTTTTTGTATAAGTAATCGAGAAGATGAGCAGATTTTccgaatatttttcgaaaaaattaaagaagcaGCTGGAATCGTATCTACAGAGATATTTATGAGTGATGATGCCCCTGCATTTATCAACGCATGGGAAAAAGTAATGGGAATGCCGAAACGAAGACTGTTGTGCCTTTGGCATGTACATAGAAACTGGACATTGAACCAAAGTAAAATTAATAATCCGAAAAAACAGAAGTTGATAATGACCTTATTACGAAGTATGTCAGAAGAACTAGATGAAGAGAAATTTAAACGAGAGTACGAGCATATGCTGTCACAGCTGCATGAAGATGAAGAAACTGTCGAATTTGCGTTATATTTACAGCGTCAGTACTCTAATAAAGTAAATGCATGGGCTCGCTGTTTTAGAAAACATGTGCCAGCACATACTAACATGCATCTCGAATCATTACATCGTGCAATGAAGTACTATTACATGGATGGACAAACATGCATTCGTCTAGATGAATCAATAGATGCACTTCTGAATATAATTCGAGATAAAAAATTCGATCGTTTGcgaaaattctgtaaaaatacaCCTTACAAGAAGCAAAAACAAACTGAAGAACGGCACATTAGAAGTATTGACTTTTTAAATGCAACAGAAACAAAGATCAACATGCACGAAGATGAAAATTCTTGGATCGTAAATGATAAATACGTAGTTACTCGAATTCCAGATGTCCCTCATATCTGCTGCCGGCGAACTTGTGAAAAATGCGCGATTTGTATCCATATGTACTCTTGCAACTGCATTGATAACTCAATCAGTTATTTCATTTGCAAACATATTCACGCTTGTGTAATGAGGTATACAGTGCCAACAAATTTAGAAATCGCCTTACCAATACCAGAAGTAGACGTAGAAATTGGATATGAAACAGATATACCACGAACAATCTATCGAAATGAAGATACCTACGACttggaaaaagaaatgaacttgaaaaatgatctcATTCAGGGATTCATACAAACTCGTAAACTAGGAGGTTCGGAAGATTACAAAACAATGATAAAATTACAAGACAAAATGATAGCTTTATACCAGTCAATGGATAAGCCAAAATGCGTAGATAAGACGACAAAAGTACAGAAGCAAAGCTTTTTTCCAACAAGGAAATGCACCAAAAAAAGCAAGCCAACCACATCATTACCGTATGTGTCCAATGAGCATAGACAAATCTTGCAAAATGGTCTTCTAAGAGGAGAAGAAGAGGCAGTGAATGTTCACGTAGATAATGATCACGAGTATTATATAGCTGTTTCAGCTTCAGCAGATCAATAA